The genomic segment GCCGACGACATCACCGGCGCCGGAGACATCGGGGCGCTGCTCGCCAAGCGCGGCTACGCCACGCGCATCCTCTCGGCCGACGCCGACTGGGAGGCGCTGTGCCGGCGCCTTGCCGACGAGCGGACCGACGCGCTGGTGATCGACACCGACTCGCGCTTCCTGCCGCCCGCGCAGGCCGCCGGGCGCGTGACCCGCGCCGCGCAGGCGCTGAGGCTCGCCGGGTGCGGCGCGTACTGGAAAAAAACCTGCTCGGTGTTCCGCGGAAATGTCGGCGCCGAGTTCGACGCGCTGCTAGACGCGCTCGGGGAGGGCAGCGGCGTGGCCGTCGCCGCCTTTCCGAAAAACGGCCGCACCACCCTTCACGGCCGTCACTTTGTCCGGGGCGTGCCGCTGCCCGACACGGAATTCGCTCAGGACCCGGTGCATCCGCGCCGCGAGGCCAACCTGCTGCGGGACCTCGCGGCGCAGACGCCGCGCCCGGTCGCGGGGCTGCCCCTGGAGACCGTGCGGGCCGGGCCGGCGGCCGTGCGGGCCGCGCGGGCCCAGGTGCGCGCCGGGTACCTGCTCGCGGACACCGAGACCCAGGCGGACCTGCAGGTGCTCGCCGAGGCGCTGGCCGGCGAACGGGTATTCCTGGGCTCCAGCGCGCTGGCGGAGGAACTGCCGTTCTTCTGGCCGCCCCCGGCGCCGTTCGACCCGCTGGCCGGCGCGCCCCGCCGGAGCGCGCGGGTGCTGCTGGTGGCCGGCTCGGTCATGCCGCAGACCCACGCGCAGATCACGCACTACGCCGCGGCCGGCGGCCCGGTGCACGCGCTGGACGTCGCGCTGGCGCTGCGCGATCCGGCCGCGGCGGGCGCGGCGCTCAGCGAGGCCGCGCGGCGCAGCCTGGACGGGCCCGGCGCCGCGCTGCTGCGCTCGCCGAACACGCCGGCGCAGGTCCGCGCCGCGCGCGCCCTCGGGGAGACGCTGGGCCTCAGCGCCGTTGCGGTCAGCCAGCGCGTGTCCGCGGTCCTGGCGCACGCGGCCGCCCAGGCGGCCCGGGCCACCGGCACGCGCAACCTCGTCGCCCTCGGCGGGGACACCTCGGCGGCGCTCACCCGCGCGCTGGGCGTCACGCACACGGTCGTGGTCCGCGAACTCGCGCCGGGGCTGCCCAGCACCTACGCGCCGGACCAGGACCTGCTGCTGGTCCTCAAAAGCGGCTCGTTCGGCCCGCCGGACTTCCTGCAGCTCGCCGCGCGGCACCTGCGTGCGCCGGAAGGCCCATGAGCCTCGCGCTGTGCTTCGGCGGGGCGGTCATGGACTTCGTGCGGGGCCCCGACCAGCGCTGGCAGGCCCGGGCAGGCGGCAGCGCCTGGACGGTCGCGCGCGCCCTGAGCGCCCTCGGGCAGCCGGCCGCCTTCGCCGGCGCGCTCGGGGACGATCCGTTCGCCGCCGAGCTCGTCAGCGCGGCCGCGGCGCACGGCGTGGACCTCCGGTACGCCGTGCGGGTCGCGGCGCCCACCGCGCTGTCGGTCGTGCACCGCAGCGACCCGGCGCACTACACCTTCTACGCGCACGGCGCGGCCGACTCGCTGTTCCCGGGCGTGGACCGGGCGGCCTGGACCGGCGCGCGCGCCGCGTACTTCGGCGGCGTCACCCTGGTGCGCGACCCGGCGCGCGCCGCCTTTCTTGACGCGGCCGCCGAGGCCCGCGCCCGCGGCCTGACGGTCGTGTACGACCCGAACTACCGCCCGCAGCACGCCGAGGCCTACCGGGCCACGTTCGCGCACTACGCCGCCCTGGCGGACCTGATCAAGGTGTCCGGGGAGGACCTCGCGGGCCTGCTGCCGGACCTGGGCCCCGAGGCCGCCGCGGCGCACCTGCAGGCCCTGAACCCGGCCGCGACGGTGCTGCTCACGCGCGGCGCGGCCGGCGCCCGGCTGCTGGGCCCCCGCGGCCACGCTGAGCATCCCGGGTACCGCGTCACGGTGGCCGACACGGTCGGCGCGGGCGACGCCAGCATCGCCGCGCTGCTCTACTGCCACCTTCACCGGCCGGACTGGCCGCCCGCCGAACAGCTGGCCTTCGCCCTGGCCTGCGCCGCCGCCGCCTGCACCCGCCTCGGCGCGCACGCCCCCACCCTGGCCGACATTGAGGCCGTGCAGAAGGAGACCCCATGACGCAGTTCCCCGCCCCCGCCCGGACCGGCACGCCGGGCCGCGCGCTGATCATTTCCGGCGGCTGGCCCGGCCACCAGCCGCAGGTGTTCGCCCGCCTGATTCAGGCCATGCTCGAAAGCGGCGGGCTGCAGGTCACGCACGCCGATACGCTCGACGTGCTCAGCGACCCCGGCGCGCTGGGTGACCTGGCGCTGATCGTACCGAACTGGACCATGGGCCGCCTGAGCGGCGAGCAGAGCCGCCACCTGCGCGCGGCCGTGCAGGCCGGCACCGGACTGGGCGGCTTTCACGGCGGCATGGGCGACGCGTTCCGTGAGGACACGGACTACCAGTTCATGGTGGGCGGGCAGTTCGTGGCCCACCCGGGCAACGTCCGCCGCTACCGCGTGGACCTCACCCCCGTCGCTCACCCAGTCACCGCGGGCCTGGACCCCTCGTTCGAGGTGGACAGCGAGCAGTACTACATGCACACCGACCCTACGAACACGGTGCTGGCCACGACCACCTTCGACGGGCGGGACGCCCCGTGGACTCAGGGCGCGGTCATTCCGGCCGCCTGGGTGAGGCGTTACGGTCAGGGCCGGGTGTTCTACTCCTCGGTGGGGCACCACCCGCCGGATTTCGGGCACCCCACCGTGGCGCAGCTGCACCGGCGCGGCCTGCTGTGGGCCGCCGGGCGGCCCGCGTGACCCGGGTCGGCATTGTCGGCGCCGGCCAGATCAGCGGCATCTACCTGACCAACGCCGCCGGCGCCACACCGTTCGAGGTGGTGGCCGTGGCGGACCTGACGCCCCAGGCGGCCGAGGCGCGCGCGCAGGAGTACGGCATTCCACTCGCGCTGAGCCCCGAAGCGCTGCTGAACCACCCCGGCGTGGACGTGGTGCTGAACCTCACGGTCCCGGCGGCGCACGCCGCGGTCAGCCGGGCGGCGCTGGAGGCCGGCAAGCACGTGTACAGCGAAAAACCCCTGGCCCTGACGCGCGACGACGGCCGGGCGCTGGTGGCGCTCGCACAGGCGCGCGGCCTGCGCCTAGGCTGCGCGCCGGACACGTTCCTCGGCGCGGGCCTGCAGACCTGCCGGCAGCTGATCGACGAGGGCGTGATCGGCCGGCCCCTGGCGGCCACGGCCTTCATGCTCAGTCACGGCGTGGAGGCCTGGCACGCCAACCCGGACTTCTTCTACCAGCCGGGCGGCGGGCCGCTGTTCGACATGGGGCCCTACTACCTCACGGCCCTGACCGCGCTGCTCGGCCCGGTTCGCACGGTCAGCGGGCAGGCCACCCAGGGCTTCGACGAGCGGGTCATCACGAGCGCCGCGCGGCGCGGCGAGCGCATCGCGGTGCAGACGCCCACGCACGTCTCGGCGCTGCTGGGCTTCGAGTCGGGCGCCGCGGCGACCCTGATCACCAGTTTCGACGTGTGGCACGCCGAGGTGCCCCGCATCGAGATCTACGGCAGTGAAGGCACCCTCAGCCTGCCGGACCCGAACACCTTCGGCGGGCCGGTCCGGCTGAGGCTCGCGCAGGACCGCGAGTGGCGTGAGGTGCCCACCGACCGCCCCTTCGCGCAGAACAGCCGCGGCCTGGGCCTGCACGACCTGATCGCCAGCGTGAACGAAGGCCGCGCGCCGCGCGCCAGTGGCGCCCTGGCGCTTCACGTTCTGGACGTGATGCACAGCACCCTGGACAGCGCCGCGTCAGGGCAGACGGTCCGGCTGACCACCACGGCCGAGCGGCCTGCGCCGCTAGAGGGCTCCTGAACCGGGGGGGCCGTGAGCCTGCGCTGGGGGTTCCTGGGCGCCGCCCGCCTCGGCAACGCCCTGGCGCCGGCCATGACGGCCGCCGGTCAGGCCTTTTGGGCGGTGGCGGCGCGGGACCCGGCGCCCGCGAGCTACGCCGCGAAGCACGGCTTCCGGCGGGTGCCCGCCAGCTCTGAGGACCTGCTGCTCGATCCGGACGTCGACGCGGTGTACAACGCCCTGCCCAGCGGCCTGCACTTCCTGCGGAGCGCCCGCGCCCTGGCGGCCGGCAAGCACGTGCTGTGAGAGACGCCGTTTATGCTGAGCGCCGACGAGGTGCGCGTCCTCACGCCGCTGCAGCAGGCGGCCAGCAGGGTCATCCCCGAGGGCCGTTCATGCACCGCCACCCGCAGGACGCATAGGCCCTGGCGCACCGGCAGGCCGGTGACCTGGGCGCCCTGCGCACGGCCGGTGGGGCGTCCCGGTTCACCCTCAACCGCCCGGACGACCACCGCTGGGGATGCGGCGCGCGGCGGGGGCGCGCTGTTCGACGTCGGCGGCTGTCCCGTCAGCGCCCTTCGTCTGCTGCCCGGACGTGAGCCGCGGCGGGTCAGTGCGGTGACGCACGACGCCAGCGGCACCGACGCAACCCTGGCCGGCTGGCTGGACCTCGGGGAGGGCTTCACGGCGCATTTTGACTGCAGCCTCGAAGCCAGCGGCGCCCAGGGGCTGAGTCTGGTGGGATCGGCCGCCACCCTCACGTTCGGCGCGCCGTTCAGGCCTCACCGGCCGGCCGCCACCCTCACGCTGGGCGACCGCACGCGCACCTCCGTCCCCAGCGATCCCGACCAGGTCATGGTGGAGGACTTCGCGCGCCGCGCTCGGGCCGGGCAACCTGCGCTGGGGGCTTGAGGACGCCCTGACCCAGGCGCCGGTCCTGGACGCGCTGCGCAGGAGTGCGCGCGAACGGCAGGTGGTGAGGGGCGGGGCAGCCTGAAGGGCTTTCCTGAAACGCCGCGCGGGGCCGGGTTAAGGCGCGCCTGCCGGGTTCGCACGTGGCGGCGCTCAGCGCCAGCTACCCTGGGGCATGAGTGACGACCGAAGCCACCTCAGCGATACCCGGCCCCTCGGCAAGTCCGTCGAGGAAATCGAGCGGGACAGTCAGAACCTCGTCAACCCGCCGGCCCGCGAGCACAGCGCCCCGGACACCGGCGTGGCCGTAGTCCCCCCGGTGAACGCCACCGGCACCTGGGCCAGTCAGACGGGGCTGGGCGCCAGCACCCCGGAAGTGCCGGCCGGCCCGCTGCCGCGCCAAGACGACTAGGCCCCCCGGGCGGATCCGAGACTCAGGGGGACGCTGCTCCGTACACCAGCTGCCCGCCGATCATGGTCCACTGCACTTCGTAGGCCCCGTCGAGCAGCGCGAGGTCCGCGTCGGCCCCCACGGCCACGCGGCCCTTGTGCGGCAGGCCCAGCAGCCGGGCCGGCGTGGTGGAGGCCATCATCACGGCGTCAGTCAGGGGGACGCCCAGCTGCACGGTGTTGCGCAGGGCTTCGTTCATCGTGACGGTGCTGGACGCCAGCGTGCCGTCCGCCAGCCGCGCCACGCCGCCGTGCACGGTCACCATGTGGCCGCCGAAGGCGTACGTGCCGTCCCCCAGGCCCATGGCCTGCAGGGCGTCGGTGATCAGGACCACGCCCTCCGGGCCCTTGAGGCGGTGCATGAGGCGCACGATCGCCGGGTGCAGGTGCACCCCGTCCACGATGGCCTGCAGGCTCACCTGACGCTGCTCGAACGCCGCGACGATGACGCCCGGCTCGCGGTGATGAATGGGCCGCATGCCGTTGAAGCAGTGCGTGACGTGGCTGGCCCCCGCGCGGAAGGCGGCGAGCGCCTCGTCGTAGGTGGCGTCCGAGTGCGCGACCGCCACGATCACCCCGCGGGCGGCGAGCGCGCGGGTGAGGGCGAGGCCGCCCGGCAGTTCCGGCGCCAGGGTCACCATTTTCAGCAGGTCCCCGGCGCGGTCGAGCACGGCCTGCATCTCCGCGAGGTCCGGGTGACGCAGGTGGGCTTCGTTCTGCATGCCTTTGCGAAGCGCGTTCAGGTACGGTCCCTCGGCGTGAATGCCGGCGATCCGCGCGCCGGGTTCGTGCCCGGCGACCTCCCTGACGCGGTCGACCAGGGTCAGCAGGGCCTCGAGCGTGGAGCTGACCGACGTCACGAGGAAGGACGTGCAGCCGGTGGCCGCGCAGGTCCGGGAGACCACCTCGATGCTGCGGCGCGTGCCGTCCATCATGTCGTGTCCGGCCGCGCCGTGAATGTGGAGGTCCACCATGCCGGGAATCAGCAGCTGTCCCCGGCCGTCGATGACCTGCGCCTCGCCCTGCGGGGGCGGGCACGCGCCCGTTCCAAGCTGCGCCACCCGGCCGCCGCGGACGAGCAGGTGGCCGCGCTCGATCACTTCACTTCCGGTGACGATCCGTACGTTGTCGATCCAGACTGACTGCATGCTGTTCTCCTCTCGCGGGCCGGGT from the Deinococcus taeanensis genome contains:
- a CDS encoding four-carbon acid sugar kinase family protein; translation: MTPRLGVVADDITGAGDIGALLAKRGYATRILSADADWEALCRRLADERTDALVIDTDSRFLPPAQAAGRVTRAAQALRLAGCGAYWKKTCSVFRGNVGAEFDALLDALGEGSGVAVAAFPKNGRTTLHGRHFVRGVPLPDTEFAQDPVHPRREANLLRDLAAQTPRPVAGLPLETVRAGPAAVRAARAQVRAGYLLADTETQADLQVLAEALAGERVFLGSSALAEELPFFWPPPAPFDPLAGAPRRSARVLLVAGSVMPQTHAQITHYAAAGGPVHALDVALALRDPAAAGAALSEAARRSLDGPGAALLRSPNTPAQVRAARALGETLGLSAVAVSQRVSAVLAHAAAQAARATGTRNLVALGGDTSAALTRALGVTHTVVVRELAPGLPSTYAPDQDLLLVLKSGSFGPPDFLQLAARHLRAPEGP
- a CDS encoding carbohydrate kinase family protein — protein: MSLALCFGGAVMDFVRGPDQRWQARAGGSAWTVARALSALGQPAAFAGALGDDPFAAELVSAAAAHGVDLRYAVRVAAPTALSVVHRSDPAHYTFYAHGAADSLFPGVDRAAWTGARAAYFGGVTLVRDPARAAFLDAAAEARARGLTVVYDPNYRPQHAEAYRATFAHYAALADLIKVSGEDLAGLLPDLGPEAAAAHLQALNPAATVLLTRGAAGARLLGPRGHAEHPGYRVTVADTVGAGDASIAALLYCHLHRPDWPPAEQLAFALACAAAACTRLGAHAPTLADIEAVQKETP
- a CDS encoding ThuA domain-containing protein produces the protein MTQFPAPARTGTPGRALIISGGWPGHQPQVFARLIQAMLESGGLQVTHADTLDVLSDPGALGDLALIVPNWTMGRLSGEQSRHLRAAVQAGTGLGGFHGGMGDAFREDTDYQFMVGGQFVAHPGNVRRYRVDLTPVAHPVTAGLDPSFEVDSEQYYMHTDPTNTVLATTTFDGRDAPWTQGAVIPAAWVRRYGQGRVFYSSVGHHPPDFGHPTVAQLHRRGLLWAAGRPA
- a CDS encoding Gfo/Idh/MocA family protein — its product is MTRVGIVGAGQISGIYLTNAAGATPFEVVAVADLTPQAAEARAQEYGIPLALSPEALLNHPGVDVVLNLTVPAAHAAVSRAALEAGKHVYSEKPLALTRDDGRALVALAQARGLRLGCAPDTFLGAGLQTCRQLIDEGVIGRPLAATAFMLSHGVEAWHANPDFFYQPGGGPLFDMGPYYLTALTALLGPVRTVSGQATQGFDERVITSAARRGERIAVQTPTHVSALLGFESGAAATLITSFDVWHAEVPRIEIYGSEGTLSLPDPNTFGGPVRLRLAQDREWREVPTDRPFAQNSRGLGLHDLIASVNEGRAPRASGALALHVLDVMHSTLDSAASGQTVRLTTTAERPAPLEGS
- a CDS encoding Gfo/Idh/MocA family oxidoreductase; protein product: MSLRWGFLGAARLGNALAPAMTAAGQAFWAVAARDPAPASYAAKHGFRRVPASSEDLLLDPDVDAVYNALPSGLHFLRSARALAAGKHVL
- a CDS encoding Gfo/Idh/MocA family protein, which gives rise to MLSADEVRVLTPLQQAASRVIPEGRSCTATRRTHRPWRTGRPVTWAPCARPVGRPGSPSTARTTTAGDAARGGGALFDVGGCPVSALRLLPGREPRRVSAVTHDASGTDATLAGWLDLGEGFTAHFDCSLEASGAQGLSLVGSAATLTFGAPFRPHRPAATLTLGDRTRTSVPSDPDQVMVEDFARRARAGQPALGA
- the nagA gene encoding N-acetylglucosamine-6-phosphate deacetylase; amino-acid sequence: MQSVWIDNVRIVTGSEVIERGHLLVRGGRVAQLGTGACPPPQGEAQVIDGRGQLLIPGMVDLHIHGAAGHDMMDGTRRSIEVVSRTCAATGCTSFLVTSVSSTLEALLTLVDRVREVAGHEPGARIAGIHAEGPYLNALRKGMQNEAHLRHPDLAEMQAVLDRAGDLLKMVTLAPELPGGLALTRALAARGVIVAVAHSDATYDEALAAFRAGASHVTHCFNGMRPIHHREPGVIVAAFEQRQVSLQAIVDGVHLHPAIVRLMHRLKGPEGVVLITDALQAMGLGDGTYAFGGHMVTVHGGVARLADGTLASSTVTMNEALRNTVQLGVPLTDAVMMASTTPARLLGLPHKGRVAVGADADLALLDGAYEVQWTMIGGQLVYGAASP